ATCGTCATCCGTTCTTCGGCGAATACGCCGATGGACCAGAACTCGCCCGAAGATATCTTTACCTTGGGCGAATACCTGGGACGTGAGCAATACGGTACGCGTCCGCTTTTCTATGGGCAGACATACGCTTCGAAAGTCGCATTGGAAGAAGTGGACGGAGGATGCGTATATGCCATGACCGAAGGTGCGCCGGTGTACCAACGCAAGGAGAAAGAAAATCCTGACGAGAAGGACAGCTACGAAGTGGTGCGCCATAAGAATGAATACAAGTATGCGCAGAACATGATTTTCCCGCGTATGTATAGCGACGCGCATGCGGCGGCATACGAGAGTTGGCTGGGAGGCGTGGAAGGCCGTCAGGTTCCGTACGACCAATGCGGAGAAATGCTGATGGTGAAGATTCCGACCCAGTGGGACAACATCAAGTTCTTCTTCATCTACCAGCTGAACTATATGTACTGGCGTTATTTCATGTGGAATTTTGCCGGACGGCAGAACGATATACAAGGTCAGGGCGAAATCGAGCATGGCAACTGGATTACCGGCATTCCGTTCATTGATAAGGCGTTGGTGGGCGACCAAAGCTTATTGCCCAGTGAGCTGAAGAACAACAAAGGGCACAATGTGTTCTATTGCCTGCCTTTGATATTGGGAATCATCGGCTTGTTCTGGCAGGCATACCGGGGCGAACGGGGCATCCAGCAGTTCTGGATTGTCTTCTTCCTTTTCTTTATGACCGGACTTGCCATTGTGTTATATCTGAACCAGACTCCCCAGCAGCCGCGTGAGCGGGACTATGCGTATGCAGGCTCGTTCTATGCCTTTGCCATTTGGATTGGTCTGGGAGTAGCCGCTATTGCCGAATGGTTGAAAACGAAATTGGGCGAGAAGCCGTCGGCTATTCTGGCAAGTGCCGTATGCTTGCTTGTGCCTTTGCAGATGGTGAGCCAGACATGGGACGACCATGACCGGAGCGGACGCTATACGTGCCGTGACTTCGGACAGAACTACCTGAACTCGGTACAGGCAGAAGGCAACCCGATTATCTTTACCAACGGAGATAACGATACATTCCCCTTGTGGTACAATCAGGAGACCGAAGGCTTCCGCACCGATGTGCGTGTATGCAACCTGAGTTATTTGCAGACCGACTGGTACATCGACCAGATGCGCCGCCCGGCATACGACTCGCCTTCCGTGCCTATTGATTGGGAACGTATCGACTATGTGCAAGGGCATAACGAAGCGGTTTACGTGCGTCCCGATGCGATGGAAACCATCAACAATTATTATAAGCAATATCCCGAAGAGGCGAAGAAAGAGTTCGGCGAAAACCCGTACGAGTTGAAGAATATCCTGAAATATTGGGTACGCTCGCCGAAGGAAGGCTTGCAGATGATTCCTACGGACAGCATTGTGATTAAGTTGGATAAGGAGGCTATCAAGCGTTCGGGCATGTTGGCGCCCGATTCGATACCCGACTATATGCACCTTTCGTTGAAGGGCAAACGGGTATTGTATAAGAGCGAGCTGATGATGCTGGAAATGCTTGCCAATACCAATTGGGAACGTCCGATGTATATGGCGATTACCGTGGGGTCGGACAATCACTTGAACCTGACCAACAATTTCTTGCAGGAGGGGCTTGCCTACCGCATCACGCCGTTTGATAACGCGAAGTTAGGACGCCGCCTTGACTCGGAGAAGATGTACGACAACCTGATGCACAAATTCAAGTTCGGCGGCATTGACAATCCGGATATCTATTTGGATGAAACCGTGCTCCGAATGTGCGATACGCACCGCCGCATGTTCGTGCAACTTGCTTCCCAATTGATTAAGGAAGGCAAGAACGACAAGGCGAAGGAAGTGCTCGACTATTGTGAAAAGGTAATCCCGAGCACCACGGTGCGTCACGATTACATCTATAGCAGCTCGAAAGAAATGGCGGATGATTATGCGGCATTGGGCGAAACCGGAAAAGCCGAGAATATCCTTGTCCAGCTGGCGAAGAACTCTGTAGAATATGCGTCATGGTACATGAGCCTTGATGAAGTGCGTTTTGCAGGTTCGTACGAAGAGTGCATGCGTCATTTCTATATCTTGGACGACGTTTGCAAGGCATTGGAAAAGCTGAAGGATGAAAACGGAAAGCCGCTGGAGTCTGCTGCAAGTTATCGCCATCAGTTCGACCAGCTGTATGGCTTGTTGGAGAACTTGGTCGGAAGCGCGAATCCGGCTCACGAATAGTTAATAATTAATAGGGAATAGTGCACAATGGATAGTTTGTAAAGGTTTTATGCCTTATACCGTTATTCACTATTCCCTATTAATTATTAATTGTTCATTATTAAATTATTAACTGCTATCAGAAATGCTCATCGAACAACCCCCGTTGATACTTCGTTGGATTTATCCGCGTGCTATGTGGCGGATGGATAAGAATGAAAAATCGGTCTATCTGACTTTTGATGACGGGCCTATCCCCGTTATTACTCCATGGGTGCTCGACCTGTTGGATAAATACGGCATTAAAGCCACGTTTTTTATGGTAGGCGATAACATACGAAAGCATCCCGAAGAATTCCGTATGGTGGTAGAGCGCGGGCATCGTCTCGGGAATCATACGTTCAACCACATCCGTGGTTTCGAATACCTGAGCCAGAATTACCTGGCAAACACCGATAAGGCGAACGAATACCTGCATACCGACCTTTTCCGCCCTCCTCACGGGCACATGCGTTGGGTGCAATATCATGTCTTAAAGAAGAAATACCGCATTGTGATGTGGGACCTTGTCACCCGCGATTATAGCAAGCGCCTTACCGGACCGCAGGTGCTTGCCAAGGTGAAGAAATACGTCCGTAACGGCTCTATCATTACTTTCCACGATTCCATTAAGTCTGAACCCCGCTTGAAGTATGCCCTTCCCCGTGCTATCGAATGGTTATTGGCGCAAGGCTATACGTTCAAAGTCTTCGATTGATATATCTTCGTTTTCAAAGCTAACTATCTCTGTCCCCAGTCCTGATAGGCTGGTACTGCTGTTTTGACAGGTCAGTACTCCAGTCCTGGCAGGCTAGGACTGCAGTCCTGATAGGAAGGACTGAGAAAAGAATATGGATACATAAAATGAAGCAGCTGTCTGCTTCGGGGACTTGTTCTTGTTTCATTGCCGTTCTTATCTTATAGTGTCTTGTCTGCCGGAAGTGAGAAATGCGCTATAAGAACTGGAGTTTGTCTCAAATTATTACTCCCTCAGTCTTCATGACATTGTGCTATGCCGTAGATATCCCTATTGGGATTGTTCCTCTTGTCTGTTAAAGAAACTTGCTCATCTGCATTCGATTGTGAATATTAGCTTAATATTCGGAAATATATCCTTTTCTCTTCAATTTTTCTTGTGCAGGTTTTACTTTGAAAAATAACAGGTTCATCCGATGGAAAAAACGGTTCGTTGAATAGTCATTTGCTGCGTGTGTAATCCTGCTTTACACAGATGTTTAAATTCATATATTTGTTTTAGGCGAAATTATAAAAGGATTTTCGTTGCCTTAATCTTATTGTATAATTTTTTAAAACTTAAATCGTATGTATGTAAAACAAATTGTGCAGAAAGCATTCGCAGTCCTTTGGGTGAACATGCTATGTTTGGCGGCGTTTGCGCAAGAACGTTCGATTACGGGAACGGTCGTTGATGAAGCCAATGAGCCGATTATTGGTGCAAATATTACTGAATTGGGTACTACTAATGGGGTAATTACCGATTTGGATGGTAATTTTACGTTGAATGTGCAGGCGGACGCAAAGATTCAAATTTCGTTTATTGGTTACATTATGCAGACGGTAGCTGTTGGGAACCGGACACATTTTGACATTGTGTTGAAAGAAGACACCAAAACGCTTGATGAAGTGGTGGTGGTAGGTTATGGAACCATGAAAAAAAGCGATTTGACTGGTTCTATTGCCTCTGTTTCTTCTGAGAAATTGGCATCCCGCGGTACGGTACGTGTAGAAGACGCATTGCAGGGGGCGATACCCGGTGTGAATATTACGCAAAGCAACAGCCGTGCCAACGGAAGTTTTGACATGCAAATCCGCGGACAAGCATCTATCAACAACAGCAGTGACCCGCTTTTTGTGGTTGATGGAATGGTTGTCTCATCCATTGATTTCTTGAATCCTGAAGATATAGAGCGGATAGATGTATTGAAAGACGCGTCTTCTACCGCCATTTACGGTTCGCGCGCTTCTGCGGGTGTAATCGTCATTACGACAAAAGGCGCGGGAGCGGGACAGGGCAAGGCACAACCGGTGGAAATCTCTTACGATGGTTATTATGGTGTCCGCAAGGTGGCGCGCATGCCTGAACTTATGGATTCGCGCGAATGGATGCAATACCGGTTTGCCCGCTATACAGAAGGAACGGTAGATGAGGACGGGCATGTAACGTATGTCATGACTGACTCTAACTTGCAATCGGTGTTTCAAAATGGAACCGATTGGCAGAATTCTACATTGATGCAAAGGTATTTGACGAATGAGACTTATGACTGGTCTGACTATGTGTTGCGCACCGCGACACAACAAAACCATTATATCAGCGCGAGCGGTGCTACGGAGAAAACCAGTTATCGTTTGGGCATGGGGTACCAGAGTGAAGAAAATGTTTTCAAGAACAACGATTACCAGCGTTTTAATATCAAAGGTTCGTTTGACAGTAAGCTGTCAAAAGTCGTCGAAGCCGGTATGTCGGTCAATTTGGTACACGATGTGCAGGATGACTGGATTACCGCGACTTCAAGCAGTTATTCTCCTTATAATAATGCTTTCTGGATGGCGCCGGTCTTGTCTCCTTATGAAGAAGACGGAAGTCTGGCTGCTCTTCCGGGAAAAGTAGGGACCATGTCATTGACTTCTACCCCTTCTCCTTTGGTGGATTTTGTCATCGATGCGTATGATAATGAAACCCGTAAGTTTCATACTTTCGGTAATATGTATCTGCGTTTTAACATTTTGGAAGGATTACGTTTTACGACCACTTTTTCTCCCAATTACTATCATGGCAGGCAAGGCATTTTCTACGGGACGGGAGTTTCAGATGAGTATCCGTTGGGAACTGCTTATTACCAGAGTCAGGAACATAACCAGGCTTCTGTAATCAATACAGAGCGTCTGGACTGGACTTGGGATAATCAGATTGATTATGCAAAGACGTGAGGAGAGCATTCATTGAACGTCATGGGGCTGTTTTCCATGTATGCTTCGAATAAGGAAACTTATACGCAAACCGTAAACGATATTTCAGATGACAAATTATCTTACCATGCGATGGATAAAGGGTCGGGTACAAAGACCATAGAATCTACTTATACCGAATCGTCCTTGGTATCAGTCGCTACCCGTTTGAATTATTCTTATAAGGGGCGTTACATGGCAACGGCAACCATACGTGCTGACGGTTCTTCCCGGTTTGCCAAAGGTAACCGTTGGGGATGGTTCCCCTCGGCAGCTGTGGCATGGCGTATGTCGGAAGAAAGCTTTATGAAGGATGTCCGTTGGCTCGACAATTTGAAGCTTCGTCTCTCTTATGGTATTACCGGAAACAATAACGTAGACGATTATGTCACGGAATCTTCGGCTTCAGGTCCTAATTATGTTACTATCAATGGGATAGAATATCAAGGATATTATCCGAACGGGCTGATAGACAAAGACCTTATTTGGGAACGCATCAAGGAATTTGACGCGGGAGTGGATATCGGTGTGTTGCGGAACCGCATCAACCTTACTGCCGACTTTTACCGGCGCATATCCGACGGGCAGATAATGGACTCTACCGTTCCTCTTGAAACAGGAGAAAGTTCAGTCACAACCAATATCGGATGTGTGCAAAATACCGGTATAGAGCTGGCATTGGGGCTGGGCATCATACGTACCAAGAATTTCACTTGGGACATGAACCTTGCCTTTGCGCGGAACTGGAACAAGATTACCGAATTGCCGAACGGTGACGACACATCGAATAATTGGTTTATCGGCGAGAGCCTGAATGTATTGCGTGGCTATACAGGTGCGGGAGTGGTTACGGAAGACGGGGTGACCATGAATACCGTGAATGGGAAAAAACATTATACCTTGAAAGAAGTATATCAGAAGTATGGATGGTACGAAGGGCAATATGCAGTGAACGACTGGAACGATGATGGGGTAATCAGTGAGGAGGATAAGCAAATCTATGGTTGTACCGACCCCAAATGGACAGGCAGCCTGAGTTCGACCATGACGTATAAAGGATTTGATTTTTCATTCATGCTGTATACGAAACAAGGGCAATGGTCCCGCAGTTATTTTCATGAACAATATCTGGACTATAGTGACCGTGGGCGGCAGAAAATGAGCTTTGACTATTATATTCCTGCCGGAACTCCGGTATTGGACGAAGACGGGAATGTAACGACTCTCACCGAAGCCCATTACGGCGAATATCCTTACCCGACCAATATGGATAAAACGGCGGGCGGTTATTTCGACAAGAGCAGTGATGCGGTGCGCTATCACAAGACATCTTTTGTAAAAGTGAAAAACATTACGTTAGGCTATACTTTCCCGCAAAAGTGGATGAGCAAGTTTGCCGTGAAGCATTTGCGCCTTTACCTCAATGTGCTGAATCCGTTCTGTTTTACCGATTATGAAGGGTTTGACCCGGAATGGGCAGATGCCAACCTTACAAATGGCGGTCCGGCTTCTGTTACTTATCAGGTGGGTGTGAACCTTAAGTTTTAACAATAACCAATAATTACTATACGTATGAGAAAGACAATTGAATTATTATACACTTTCATCGCTGCAGGCAGCATGGTGTTGGCTGGATGTGATGATTTTCTTACTCCTGAAAATAAGAGTGCAGTGACGGATACGGATTATTTCGCTACTTCCGACGGTTTCCAGTCACTGGTGTACGATGCGTATGCACAGTTGGACCCGCTTTTCAATGATAGTGATACGCCTCTTTATTTCAATGCCGGGACGGACTTGTATCAGCAAGGGCGCAAGACATCCGACCAGGCATTACACCGCTGGCTGAACTTTACGCCCGAAAACGGTACGGTAGAAACGTTTTATACGGAATGCTATGACGGCATCCGTTCTTGTCTGGCTATCCAGTATTATGCGCCGAACGCTTCGGTTGACGATGAAACCAAACAAAAAGCGATTGACGAAGGGCGTTTTGTGGAAGCATTGTTTTACTATTTGCTGGTGAATAATTTCGGTGGAGTGCCGATTGTTACCGAATATGCTGATACGGCAGTAAAAGGTTATCCTCGGGCGACGGCTGAAGAAGTGTATAATTACATTATCGGAGAGCTGGAAAGCATCATCTCGAACAATCTGCTGGTGGAGTCTTCTGCAACTGCCGGCGGAGGAGAAGCCAGTATCGAGGCGGCTAAAGCCTTGCTTGCCAAAACTTATCTGTCGGCTGCATGGGATTTGGGAAATGACGCATATTTTTCCGAAGCCGCCCGATATGCCGATGAAGTGATTGACGGGCGTTCCTTGACCACAGAGTTCGCAGATTTGTGGGCTGCTGATTATTCGGGCGATGATGATGCCGAATTCATCTTTGACCTTGAATTTGATTTCGACAGCACCCACGACCAGACAGACGGTAATTGCTGGCAGAACTTTTATTGCAATTATTATGGAGGTTCGGAAGAAGGGATGAAAAACGGTGCCTCATGCTATGTCCCTTACATGCATACGCTCAGGTATTTCGAAGAAGGTGATAAGCGTTATGATGCCACCTTTATGAAAACATTGTTGGTAACCGGCGCTTGGGATCCTGACCAGGGGTTTAAGCAAGACGGGAATCCGTTGGGAGACTATTTCGGGTTTTATGAAAATGGCAATACAGCCATGGGGCGTATGGTAGGCGTATATTATCCGGCTTATTGGGAATGCGACGATGAATCGGTATCGGCATGGCGTGCCGAAGATCCGGAGAACCGAGAGCAGACATACGTTATCCCGCAAAACGAAAAAACGGCGATTATGGATCCGATGTCAACTTATGAGACGGACCGGGAAGAGGTCGATAACGGCGTTATTCTGAAATACGATTTGGAGACCGAGTGTTATCAAAAAAGCTGGTCTATTCAGCCCTGCCGTAAATTTGATGACAGCAATACGGCAAGCTATAACAGTGACCGCAGTTTCCGTGACATTCATATCATTACCCTGCCTGAAATCTTTTTGGTTGCGGCAGAGGCGTATCTGAAAAGCGGGGATTCCGCTACGGCATTGGAACGTTTGAATACCATACGCCGCAGGGCAGGCGTAGCCGATGTGGCGAGTGTGGATGTGGATGCAATCCTGAAAGAATCGGCATGTGAAATGTTCGGTAACGGATATCGCCGTATGGACCTTCGCCGTACAGGCAAACTGATTGAATACAATAATCTGTATAATTCGGAGTTGCAAGGAACGGCAGAGTCGGCGATTGGGGAAAAACTTTTATGGCCCATTCCGCAAGCGGCGATAGATGCCAATGACCAGCTATCTTCTGCCGACCAGAATCCGGGATATTAACGGCTTTTTGCCAAGAGTTATGCCAATTGTTAAGGCGAATACGCTGAAAGTTACAGATGGTAACTGTAAACATGAAAAGAACCATATCAAACTCGTTGTTGAGTGCGGTATGGTTCTTTTTTTGCTCCTGCCTTACAAGTTATTTTAGAGTCTGTTTAAATTTTGCTCAGGTTAATTTTGCGAATTGTTTTCGAGGATGTTTTTCTGATTTTATGAGAAGGATAGCGGGCTATCTGACGAATAAAATCGGGAAAACAGACCGGAAACAAACGCAAAAGAACCTGATAGAATATTACTTTATTGGAAAATTTAAACAGGCTCTTAGCTTGAATCTGTTTTCAATGATTCCCAGAGTTTACATATTCCGAAACATGCTGCGACGGTCTTTTTTATTTGTCCGTTTCAGAATAATTTCGTTCCTTTGCATAAACCCTTAAAAACGTAATTCACAATGAAGTACCCGATAGGAATCCAAAGCTTTAATCAGATTATAGAAGACGGTTATGTCTATGTCGACAAGACTGGTTTGATTTACCGGTTGGTAAAAGAAGGGAAAATCTATTTTCTGAGCCGTCCGCGCCGGTTCGGCAAGAGCCTGCTGGTGTCTACCCTGAAATGCTATTTCCAGGGGCGGAAAGAACTGTTCAAGGGGCTTGCCATTGATAAGCTAGAGACCGAGTGGGCGGAATATCCCGTGTTCCATATCGACTTCAACGTGGGCGACTTTACCCTGTCGGGCAATTTGGAAGCGAGAATAGAAGAGACCTTGGCAGCCTGGGAGAAGCTGTATGGCAGGAGCGATACGGCGCAAACGACAGGCGCACGCTTCATCCACGTGCTGCATCAGGCGCGCAAACGGTACGGCAGGCGGTGCGTGGTATTGATAGACGAATACGACAAGCCTGTCCTTGACGTGCTGGATACGGGATATGGCACTACGATAGACGGTGAAAGGCGCCTGCTGGAAGACCGCAACCGGGAAATATTGAAGAACTTCTATTCGGTATTTAAAACCGCTGACGAAGACCTGCAGTTTGTCCTGCTGACGGGCGTGACCAAGTTCTCGCAGGTAAGCGTGTTCAGCGGATTCAACCAGCCAAGCGACATCAGCATGGACGACCAGTACGAGACGCTGTGCGGCATCACGCAGGAAGAACTGGAGCATTACTTCGCCGAACCGATCGGGGTATTGGCAAAGAAATACGGTACTACAGTGGAAGGGATGCTGAATATATTGAAACACCGGTACGACGGGTATCATTTCAGCAGCAACCTGACGGATGTGTACAATCCGTTCAGCCTGTTGAACGCGTTTGCTAAAAGAGAGCTGCGTGACTACTGGTTCTCCAGCGGCACGCCTACCTACCTGATCCGCCTGATGAACCATACGCAGGAGGACCTGAACGAAATGACCGGCAAGTATTACGCCCCCAAAGAGTTCGTAGATTATAAGGCAGACGTAGAGAAACCCCTCCCGATGATTTACCAGAGCGGTTGTCTGACCATCAAGGACTACGATAGGGATTTCGGCATGTTCCTGCTCGACTTCCCGAACAATGAGGTGAAAGGCGGTTTCGTGTCTCTGATCGCTTCCAGCTACTTGAAGCCTCAGGAGAATTTGGATAACTGGATAAGGAGTGTGGTTGTTTCCATGCGCAAAGGCGATGTGGAACAGCTCCGCAAGCTGTTCACATCCTTTCTCGCCAGTATCCCCTATTCAATGCGCAGCAAGAAAGACGAGGCGGAAAAGGAACGCTTCTTCCACTATACGCTTTGCCTCATCTTCCGCCTGATAAGCGTCTACACGGTCTATACCGAGAAGGAGCAAAGCCAGGGACGTGCCGACTGCATCGTAGAGACGGACAATTACATCTACATCTTCGAGTTCAAACGAGACGGCACGGCGGACGAAGCCCTGGCACAGATAGAGGCGAAAGGCTATGCCCAGCCCTACGAAGCCGACCCACGCATCTTATATAAAATAGGTGTGAACTTCTCTTCCGAAACGGGAACGGTGGAGGACTGGAAAACCGTCTGATTTACGATTTGACTATTTATGGTTTACTATTTGTGAATTTCGTAAACAGTCCATGTAGGGGCGTATCGCATACGCCCTAAAAACATCCGCATGGATAAGTAGACGTATTCGGGCGTATACGATACGCCCCTACAGTTCATTGAGTGAAATGCGGAATCCAGTGTGACAGGGAAGTCTAGTATCGCAGGTAGACACAAAAAAAGCGGCTCTTTCGAGTCGCTTTTTTTATTTATAGAGTAATCGGTTAAGATTATTTGTTCGCTTGAATAGTTACTGATACTTCTTCTTGCAATTCGTATCCCCAAACGTCTTTTACAGTTACAGGCATTTGAACTTCTGTCGTATTAGTAATATTTTCACCATATACAACAAATGCGCCATTATACTGCTTCTTAGCTTCAGAATCATAAGTTGCAGGAGCAAGTTCAATTCTCTTAATCAAGTTTTCTTTATCACGACCCGGAGTTACTTTGTCGATTTGTTCATTGTCCCATGCAATAACATATGAACCACTCTCGGTAACTACCTTGTCAGGAACAACATTGTAATCATTTCCGTTGTAATCTTCACCCTTGATCATTGCGTCTGTAATGCGTGCACCCTTAGACCAGTCATTAGCACTGATGTTGATTGTGCTTCCAGAAACAGGAGTTACAGTACCTTCATAAATCGGGCTCATCAGACGAATCTTGAATGTGTATTCCTTATCGCTGTTTTCTGCATAGTTCCAACCTGCAATAGCTGCTTCATCAGTATTGAAGTAACCCTTAGTAGCCTTGATAGTTACAACTTCGTTATAACCGTTAGCACCTTGGTTCTTGTCATTGATACCTGCTTTATCTGCATCGAAGTCAAGAGTTGTGTAAACTTCTTCGTCAGAGTCTTCTACAGAATTGTCTTTACCGAAGTAAACAATTGCATCCTCTGCACTGCTCTTAACTGTGTTAGTACCATTAGTCCACTGCAATTCAAACAATGTTTCGCCAGTTTCGCCAGTTTCACCTACCTTGTCATTAGTGAAGGTTACTTGAGCATTGCTTACAAAGTCGTTGAAGTATCTTGCCAAAGTTACAGCAGTCGGAGCTGTTTCGTTATTACCCTTATTAGTCTGATAGAAGTAAGCATTGATTACATCGTTGGTCTTATCCAAATATGCATCTTTCTTAGAGAACAATTCAGATAATGCAGGTGCATGGAATTCAACCGGAACTACGATGCTGTTCAATACATTGCCACCGTTTTCTTTCGTAGCCTTGAATGTTGCCTTGATGTAATAAGTCTTATCAAGTTCAAGACCAGCATCATCACTGTTAATCTTGCTATTATCAATATCAACTTGGATATAGTTAGCCTTGTTTCTATCGGTTACAGCTGCGTGGTCCTTACTATCTTTCTTCGACAGTTTTTCTACAACCATAGCCGTGATACCATCAGGCATAGCCTTAAAGTCTTTGTCTGCTTTTGTAGACCATTGGAATGTGATTGCATCCTTATTAATGTCCACATTTTGCATCCATTGGTTGAGGTTGTCACCCAAAGCAGTCTTCATTGTAGCCAAATCGATGCCGAAGTAGTTGTTGTTATAATCTTCGATATTAACATCATGTTCGTGTAAGCCATATTCAGCAGGAGTAGTGATTTCGCTATTCAATACGATAGTAACAACTGTTTTCTTAACTTCACCATTGTTAGCTACGCTGTAGATAATCAAGTCAAATTCAGCAGGAATAGAAGATACATCCGGATTCTTGCCAATCGTAAAGGTGTGTTTGTCTTGATTGAAGCTCAAACCATAAACTTCACGGTCTGAATCATCTGCAGTCAAGTACATATCATACAAGGCTGATGCTTGCACAGCATTTACAGTGTATTCTACATTTGTCTTGAAAGAAATATTTTGGTCACTACCTGTTTGGTCACCTAACAGATAATCAGATTTCAAAGGTGAATCTTGTCCATTGTATTCAACATAAGCTTCTTCTACCTTGAAGTTGAATGTTTTATTTTCTTGACCTTCTTCAGTTGGTATTCCTTCAATATAGAAACCTGTTAATTCTTCAGGATTGATTCGCTGTACTGTCAACTGATATTTGCTGCGGAATCCATGGTTTGCATTCAATGCATATACTACAGCAGCTTCTTTCGTATTTCCTTCAGATTTTTTGATAGCATCCCAAACATCTTCATTATCGTCTTTAGCAACCACCTGATTAGCCATTGACAATGCCCACAAACCATTACCGGTAGTAGCGGCACGACCGTTGATTTCGCTTCCAGTCATTGCACTGCCATCCGTTTGTGAAGGGCTTGCAGTGAATACAACCGGTTCTACATCTTTATTTAACGTATTTGTCAAGTAGAAGTTGATGTTTTCAGCCGGAACATCTACCGGATCCATACGCAAATCGATTTGGGTAGGAGATGCATAAATGAAATCACCATTATTCGGCAATTTCTTATTTCCTAACCATTTCGATGCAGATGTAATACCATCAGTCTTTACATCGTCACTCGGATTGAAGTTAAAGTCCTGATGAGAAATCAAAACGCCTCTTGGTTGAACCGAAACTGCACTACCTTCCGTCCCATCAGTCAAATAGTCATCGCTATAGTTGTATGTTTCCTTAGACTGAATTGTTTTAGTACCCAATGTCATTTCAGTAATAGAAGATACAGCAGAAGGCAATTTCACGGTTTGCGGGGTCCCGTCCGAAGCATAGATAGTGAAGGTATAACCGTCAGCTTCGCTACCCGATACAGTTACGCCCGATACAGGGATGCCGGTAGATTTATATGTACCATCCTCCTGCAGAACAGACCACATGTTGTTTTCAATGATAATCTGGTCTTTGTGTTCTTCGCCCGGAGTCGGATCAGCAGCAGCCTTAATGTCTGTCGGTTCGCCGTCGATGCACAAAACACCGTCAGCGTTTACAGTAACCACGCTACCCAC
The Phocaeicola salanitronis DSM 18170 genome window above contains:
- a CDS encoding DUF2723 domain-containing protein, with the translated sequence MKQYNKINNLVGWIAFLIAACTYCMTIEPTASFWDCPEFITTGYKLEVGHPPGAPFFMLTANLFSQFTSDPSQVARMVNIMSALMSAACILFLFWSITHLVKKLICPDEKEMTAGKLIAIMGSGLVGALAYTWSDTFWFSAVEGEVYAYSSLFTAVVFWLILKWENRATEAHSDRWLILIAYLTGLSIGVHLLNLLCIPAIVLVYYYKKNPNANLKGSLLALCGSMVLIAVVLYGIVPGIVKIGGWFELLFVNGFGFSFNTGLIIYIILLAASLVWGIYESYTLRSRKRMNISFLTTVGLLGIPFYGHGVSSVIIGIIVLAVLAFYLFANLPEKYRVSARTLNTSLLCLMMMVVGYSSYAVIVIRSSANTPMDQNSPEDIFTLGEYLGREQYGTRPLFYGQTYASKVALEEVDGGCVYAMTEGAPVYQRKEKENPDEKDSYEVVRHKNEYKYAQNMIFPRMYSDAHAAAYESWLGGVEGRQVPYDQCGEMLMVKIPTQWDNIKFFFIYQLNYMYWRYFMWNFAGRQNDIQGQGEIEHGNWITGIPFIDKALVGDQSLLPSELKNNKGHNVFYCLPLILGIIGLFWQAYRGERGIQQFWIVFFLFFMTGLAIVLYLNQTPQQPRERDYAYAGSFYAFAIWIGLGVAAIAEWLKTKLGEKPSAILASAVCLLVPLQMVSQTWDDHDRSGRYTCRDFGQNYLNSVQAEGNPIIFTNGDNDTFPLWYNQETEGFRTDVRVCNLSYLQTDWYIDQMRRPAYDSPSVPIDWERIDYVQGHNEAVYVRPDAMETINNYYKQYPEEAKKEFGENPYELKNILKYWVRSPKEGLQMIPTDSIVIKLDKEAIKRSGMLAPDSIPDYMHLSLKGKRVLYKSELMMLEMLANTNWERPMYMAITVGSDNHLNLTNNFLQEGLAYRITPFDNAKLGRRLDSEKMYDNLMHKFKFGGIDNPDIYLDETVLRMCDTHRRMFVQLASQLIKEGKNDKAKEVLDYCEKVIPSTTVRHDYIYSSSKEMADDYAALGETGKAENILVQLAKNSVEYASWYMSLDEVRFAGSYEECMRHFYILDDVCKALEKLKDENGKPLESAASYRHQFDQLYGLLENLVGSANPAHE
- a CDS encoding polysaccharide deacetylase family protein; translated protein: MLIEQPPLILRWIYPRAMWRMDKNEKSVYLTFDDGPIPVITPWVLDLLDKYGIKATFFMVGDNIRKHPEEFRMVVERGHRLGNHTFNHIRGFEYLSQNYLANTDKANEYLHTDLFRPPHGHMRWVQYHVLKKKYRIVMWDLVTRDYSKRLTGPQVLAKVKKYVRNGSIITFHDSIKSEPRLKYALPRAIEWLLAQGYTFKVFD
- a CDS encoding RagB/SusD family nutrient uptake outer membrane protein → MRKTIELLYTFIAAGSMVLAGCDDFLTPENKSAVTDTDYFATSDGFQSLVYDAYAQLDPLFNDSDTPLYFNAGTDLYQQGRKTSDQALHRWLNFTPENGTVETFYTECYDGIRSCLAIQYYAPNASVDDETKQKAIDEGRFVEALFYYLLVNNFGGVPIVTEYADTAVKGYPRATAEEVYNYIIGELESIISNNLLVESSATAGGGEASIEAAKALLAKTYLSAAWDLGNDAYFSEAARYADEVIDGRSLTTEFADLWAADYSGDDDAEFIFDLEFDFDSTHDQTDGNCWQNFYCNYYGGSEEGMKNGASCYVPYMHTLRYFEEGDKRYDATFMKTLLVTGAWDPDQGFKQDGNPLGDYFGFYENGNTAMGRMVGVYYPAYWECDDESVSAWRAEDPENREQTYVIPQNEKTAIMDPMSTYETDREEVDNGVILKYDLETECYQKSWSIQPCRKFDDSNTASYNSDRSFRDIHIITLPEIFLVAAEAYLKSGDSATALERLNTIRRRAGVADVASVDVDAILKESACEMFGNGYRRMDLRRTGKLIEYNNLYNSELQGTAESAIGEKLLWPIPQAAIDANDQLSSADQNPGY